The DNA sequence GGTCAGCGTGTAGACCAGGAACGACGACACCAGCAGCGTGAAGGCGAGCAGCCCCAGCCGCGTCGCCAGCCAGGCCGCCAGCCCGCCCACCAGCCCGGCCCCCATTCCACCCGCCATCCCGTCGATCGTGCCGACGCGTATCCTGACCGCTGGCCCGCTCATCTGCCGCCCCACGACCACCCGAGGGCCGTCACGCCTTCACGATCTGCTCGGTGAGCGCCAGGTAGTCGGCCGGGTGGGGCTGGTAGCCGGAGATCGTCGCCTGGGTGGCGTCGATCTGGATGTACGAGCTGAGGACGATGGCGGCGGCGTCCTGCTCCACGATCTGCTGCTCCATCTGCCGATACCGTGCGTAGCGATCCGTGGTGTCCTGCAGCGTGCCGGCCGCCGCGATCTCGGCGTCGAGGCTGGCGTAGCGCGTCAGGTTGTACGAGCCGCCGCTGGAGAAGTCAGACTCGAAGGTGGCTTGCGGATCGAACAGGAACAGCGGGTTGCGCGCCACCAGCGAGATGTCGTTCTCGCCGCGCAGGCCCGCGCCCTCCATCACGCTCCCCTCGACGACGCTGATCTCGGCCTGCACCCCGACATCCGCGAACTGCTGCTGGAGCACCTGAGCCAGCAGCGGCAGCTCCGGGCGCGATGGATAGGTGGTGATGGTCAGCGCAAGCGGGCTGCTCGGGCCGTAGCCTGCCTCGGCCAGCAGCGTGCGCGCTGCCGACTGGTCGAACGGCAGACCGGTGAGGCCGGCGTTGCCCCAGGGATAGGCCGGGTTGAAGATCGCCGCCTGGGATGCGCCCTGGTTCTCCAGCACCGTCTGCACGATGGTCTCGCGGTCCACGGCGTGGGCCAGGGCGCGGCGGACCCGCACGTCGCCGGTGCGCGGCCCCTGCACGTTCAGGTAGAGCAGGCGCACGCGTGGCAGCGGCAGGGTGAATACCCGGGCGTTCGGGGCGGCCTGAAGGGCGGCGAGATCGGCGGGGTTGATGATCCGGGCGATGTCCGCCTCGCCGGAGCGGATCATGTTGGCGCGGGTCTGGCCCTGCGGCACGGTCAAGTACTGCACCTGCCCGACGCCCGGCGTGCCGCCCCAGTAGGCCGTATGCGCCTCAAGGACGCGGCGGTCGCCCGGGCGGAAGTCCACCAGCTTGAACGGCCCCGTGCCCACCGGCGCAATGAATGAGCCGTCCGCACCGAACGAGGCCGACGGCTCGTAGATGACGGCCTTGCTGTCTGCCAGGATCGCCGGGAGATACGGCACCGGCGCCACGGTGCGGATGGTGACGGTGGCGGCGTCCACCGCGGTGATTGCCGCGCCCCTGAAGGCCGCGGCGGCGTTCTTCGACTCGGCCAGCCGCTGGAGGCTGGCAACGACCGCTCCGGCGTCGAGCGGCACGCCGTTGTGGAACGTCACACCGGAACGGAGTGTGAACCGCCAGGTGGCCGGATCGTCCAGACTCCAGGAGGTCGCCAGCGCGCCCTCGAACTGGCTCTGGAAGTTGATCCTGAGCAGCCCCTGGCCGATACCCTCGCGCATGACGAAGATATCGCCATCGGCGTACGATTTCGGCTCGAACGAATCGACGAACGTCAGCGTACGTGACGTCTGCCGCAGGCCGGCCGGCGCGTGCGGCCCGACAACCGAGGCAGCAGCGGCCGTCGCCGAACGACCTGCGAGCAGCGCGCCGACCGCGCCCGAGATGGCCGCCGTCCCAAAGGCCCGAACGAAGAGCCGCCGTGAGAAGAGCAGACCGCGAGACCGGAGCATCGCCCCTCCTTCATAGATGAGACACTGTATCATAAGTCTCGGCGCGAGCGCCGCGGGCACGTTGCGGCTCGTGCGTCGCTGCCAGGCGGATACCCTGCCCTACAGCATACTTTGTAACTGCAACTCTTTGCATCTGGGAGTGGCGGCGGCCTGCCGTACCGGACCCGGCTTCGGGCCCGGCCGTGACCCCAGGCGCCCCACGCCGTCACCGCCGGGCGCGGT is a window from the Chloroflexota bacterium genome containing:
- a CDS encoding ABC transporter substrate-binding protein, which translates into the protein MLRSRGLLFSRRLFVRAFGTAAISGAVGALLAGRSATAAAASVVGPHAPAGLRQTSRTLTFVDSFEPKSYADGDIFVMREGIGQGLLRINFQSQFEGALATSWSLDDPATWRFTLRSGVTFHNGVPLDAGAVVASLQRLAESKNAAAAFRGAAITAVDAATVTIRTVAPVPYLPAILADSKAVIYEPSASFGADGSFIAPVGTGPFKLVDFRPGDRRVLEAHTAYWGGTPGVGQVQYLTVPQGQTRANMIRSGEADIARIINPADLAALQAAPNARVFTLPLPRVRLLYLNVQGPRTGDVRVRRALAHAVDRETIVQTVLENQGASQAAIFNPAYPWGNAGLTGLPFDQSAARTLLAEAGYGPSSPLALTITTYPSRPELPLLAQVLQQQFADVGVQAEISVVEGSVMEGAGLRGENDISLVARNPLFLFDPQATFESDFSSGGSYNLTRYASLDAEIAAAGTLQDTTDRYARYRQMEQQIVEQDAAAIVLSSYIQIDATQATISGYQPHPADYLALTEQIVKA